A stretch of DNA from Thermodesulfovibrionales bacterium:
TGATTCGCCTACCCTGATCCATGTCATGACAACAAAGGGCAAGGGGTATCAATTCTCAGAAGAAGATCCCTGTGTATTCCACGGAATCGGCCCCTTTGATAAGGATACGGGGCTTGTCCGTTCGAATACTAATGACCCCACGTACAGCGAGCTCTTCGGGCAGGAAGTAACAAGGCTCGCCGGAGAGGATATCAGGGTCATCACGATCTCTGCTGCCATGCGTGAAGGAACGGGCCTCGATTGTTTTGCGAAAAGATACCCCGAGCGTTTTTATGATGTCGGCATTGCAGAGCCCCATGCTGTGACCTTTGCTGCCGGCCTCGCCTCTCAGGGATTGAGGCCTGTCGTTGCGATCTATTCTACCTTTCTCCAGAGGGCCTATGACGAGATCGTTCATGATGTCTGCCTCCAGAACCTCCCCGTTGTTTTTGCTGTCGACAGGGGCGGCATCGTCGGGGAAGACGGCCCGACGCACCAGGGCCTCTTTGATTTAAGTTTTTTGCGGCATATTCCCAACCTTCTTTTCATGGCGCCGAAAGACGGTGAAGAGCTGAAGTCCATGTTGCGGCTGGCCTTGCAGCACAACGGTCCGTCAGCGATACGCTATCCAAGGGGAAAGGTGGTTCAGATTCCGGTGTCGCGGGGCTGCAACGGAGAACTGAGGACCGGAAAGGCCGAAGTGCTGTCTGAAGGCGATGATATGGCGATTGTAGCGATCGGCAATACCGTCCATCCCGCCTTGAAAGCGGCTGAAAGGTTAATGAAGGATGGCATCAGGGCGTCCGTAATCAATGCCCGTTTCATCACTCCCCTTGATGAAGAACTGGTAAGATCGGTGGCAGAGAAGACGAAGCGCATCGTCACGGTCGAAGAAAATGTCCTCGCTGGGGGTTTTGGCTCGGCGATACTCGAATGTCTCAGCAGGGCCGGGCTGACGGACGTTCAGGTGTGGAGAATTGGTGTGGACAATGAGTTTGTTGAGCATGGATCGCAGGCGATTCTGAAGAGGAAGTATGGTCTCGATGAAGACGGTATTTATGCCCTTTGCAAGACATGCTTTACGTCCTCCTCTTTCCTTCTCTGAAAGTCATCGCTGTTGCACCGGCCTTGTGATCACCTTTTATCCTCATGAAAGAACGCCTTGATGTCATCCTGGTAGAACGGGGGATAGCCGCCAGTCGGGAGCGTGCCCGGGCGTTGATCATGGAAGGAAAGATCCTTGTCAATGACGCGCCTGTCACAAAGGCCGGCGCCATGTTTACCCGAGACGTCGGTCTTGCAGTCAGGGGCGGTGATATTCCTTACGTAAGCCGTGGCGGACTGAAACTCGAGGCCGCCATAGAACATTTTGGCATAGATCTTGACGGTGCCGTTGCAATGGATGTCGGATCTTCCACCGGCGGGTTCACAGACTGTATGTTGCAGAAGGGCGCAAGAAAGATATATTGCATAGATGTCGGGTACGGACAGCTTTCATGGTCGTTGAGAAATGACGCAAGGGTCGTCCTCTTCGAGAGGACGAACATACGCCATCTCGACAGGAAGAAGGTCCCCGAGGAGATCGATTTCGCAAGCATAGACGTCTCCTTTATCTCTCTGAAGAAGATACTGCCGAAGGTCGCGGAGTTTCTTGGAAAGAGCGGCGAGATCCTTGCTCTCGTAAAGCCTCAATTTGAGGTCGGCAGGGGAGAGGTCGGAAAGGGCGGCATTGTGAGGGAAGAAGATAAAAGGCTCGCAGCCGTGGACTCTGTGAGGGCCTTTGCCGAAGGAATGGGGTTAAAGGTGTCGGGGGAGTTCCGTTCACCGGTCCCGGGCCAAAAGGGAAATATCGAATTCTTTCTATTGTTGAGGAAGCCATGAATGATGAAACCATGCTTTTAGCATTTGACATGTCCCTGGCGTCGAAGGAGGTCCTCGAAATCCTCATAGAGGATGCTGTGGGGCCTGAGATCCTGGAGGATATTCTGAAAGCCAATACCGACAGACCGGAAATACTGAACCTGCTCATTGAGAGTCCCAATGTTCCCCATGGGATCAGGGAAGAGGCAGAGAAGGCCGTCAGTCTTGCTGCAGAAGTGGAAGAACATCCTCATCACAAAAAGGCGATCCTCACCGAAGACGAAAAAAAACACAGCCTCCTCCAGAGGATGCAGGCCCTCACCGTCGGCGAAAAGATCGCCCTCGCCCTGAGGGGAGGGCGAGACATACGATCTGTCCTGTCAAAGGATTCGAATAAGGAGGTGGTCCTCAGCGTCCTCAAGAACCCGAAGGTGACGGAAACGGAGGCTGAACTTGTCGCACATTCACGGAATATCCCCGAAGACGCCCTCCGTCTCATCTCGAAGAACAGGGAATGGATGAAGAACTACAACATCGTTCTGGCCCTCGTCAACAACCCGAAGACACCGATAGGCATCGGGACCACTCTGATTACGCAGTTGAAGAGTAAAGACCTCGCGACCCTTGAAAAGAACAAGAATGTTTCCGAGGCGTTGCGTGCAATTGCCAAGAAACTCATTTCTGCGAGGAGGCCGAAGTAGATTGTAGAAATTAGGGTTTCACCAAACAGCCACTGTACAACTGCCGATGAATTCCCTTCGAAACTAAGACCGTTCAGAATCGGTGATCCAAAAGCACATGCTTCCTGAAATCGACGCAAGTTTCGACTGGTAGAAACTGTTGACTTTGCCCCGTAGCTTGAGTGTATCGTCAGCGGTGGGCGCATGGTCTCACATCGAACTGTTCGCCGCAATTACCTTAAACCCAATGTCCCTCCTGCATAACGACGCTATCTTCCGGGACGACCGTATTCCGTTACTGTAAGCGTATAGCAACAAAGCCACCATCATCTTCGGATCATACCACGACTGTCCCCGACCGTCCTCTCGGTATTTGCGGTAATACTCGCCAAGATCAAACTGCTCCACTACATCTATCAGAAACCATGCCAGACCCTTCTCCGGCAGCCACTCCTGCAAACTCGGCGGCATCAGAGATATCTGATCCCTGTTGCACTCCTTCATGTTATAGGCCATCTCTCCTCCTCCCGAAACATCAATGGCCTCTATTTTATCACGCTCCCAATGACATATTGCCCGTTGCGCAAATATCTATCCGCTACCGCCGATTTGTGCTACAGGCTCTACAATAATCCTTTTGGTCATCATTTTGTAGATGCAATTTCTGAAGGTGAAACACAAAAATAGTTGTAACAATTGGCTATATATGCTATCTATTAAATAGAGAGGGCTGTCTTTTTTGCGCCGACTGTCATACCAAATTGAGGGTTAGCCCATAAAACTACACTATTAAGGAAGAACAATGACAGAACAGCAGAAGGTTTCTTTCTTGCCTTTTTTCCATCCACTCGGCAAAGGGACAGTGCAAGTCATAAACGATCTTGGCTCAGCAGCTATCTTCTTTGCGCTTGCCTTTGTGAAGATATTCCGGCCCAAACAGATACGGGAGATTATTCAGCAGGTCTTTTACATCGGCGCACGGTCATCGAATATCGTGATGCTCATCGGCCTCTTCACCGGCATGGTCCTCGGCCTGCAGCTATATCATACGCTTACGAAAGTAGGTTCAACGGGGTTCCTCGGCTCTGTCATAGCCCTCTCGCTTATCAGGGAGTTGGGGCCTGTCCTGACTGCGATCATGATAACCGCACGGGCGGGCTCCGCGATGACGGCTGAAATCGGCATCCTCCGTATTTCCGAGCAGATTGATGCCCTGTATACAATGCGGGTCGACCCCGTCAGGTATCTCATCAGTCCACGTATCGCTGCCTCTATTATCAGCTTTCCCCTGCTGACAGCCTTCTTCGATCTCATCGGGATCCTCGGCGGCTATCTCTCCGGCGTTGTCCTCCTCGGTGTCAATGAGGGCGTTTACTTCTATCGAATACATGCGTATGTGGATATGACAGATATCAGGGGAGGGTTCATCAAATCAATCGTCTTTGCGGTGCTTGTATCGACAATCTGCTGCTACCAGGGGTACTTCACTCATCTCCGTACTGATAGCTACGGAGCAAAAAGCGTCAGTCTCTCAACCACCTCGGCTGTCGTATTGTCCTGTGTCATGATCCTTATCGCAGACTACGTTATAACATCGTTCTTAATGTAAAGGTATTATGGAAACGCCTTTGATAGAATTCAGGGATGTCACCAAGCGCTTTAACGAAAATACCGTGCTTGATGGAGCGAATCTCAAGATTTACGAAAACCAGATTACCACGATAATTGGGAAAAGCGGCACAGGTAAGAGCGTCCTCCTCAAACACATCATCGGCCTTCTCCCTCCTGATGAAGGGACCATACTTTTTAGGGGATTGCCCGTTAACAAAATGAAGAAGACAGAATGGGACAAATACAGGAGTGCGGTCAGCTATATGTTCCAGAATAACGCTCTTTTTGATTCCATGACGGTCTTTGATAATATAGCCCTCCCGCTCAGGCAGACGACAAATATCGGGAAGAAGCAGATCAGCGGAAAGGTCATGTCGCGGATCGAACAGCTGGAACTCGCGGACGTTGCTCATAAGTACCCGTCAGAACTCTCCGGCGGGATGCAGAAGCGGGTGGCACTGGCGCGGGCGCTTGTTACAGATCCGGCAATAGTGCTTTTTGACGAGCCGACAACAGGACAGGACCCGATAAGGAAAAACGTGATACTGAGCATGATCGCCCACTACAGAAAACAGTTTAAGTTCACCGCTGTTCTTGTCAGCCATGACATCCCCGATGTCTTTTTCATCTCTGACCGTATCCTCCTTCTCTGGGAGGGAAAGATCGCTTTTCATGGAACTTATGAGGAACTGTCTAAGCTTAAACATCCTATGATCGCTGAATATCTTCAAAGCCTTGAGGGTCTCCGGGATGAACTCACGGGCCTGATTTCGAAAGAGAGGTTCAAATCCAGATATGTTCGGATGCCGGGCGGCGGAACGGTCGATATCAAAAGCGCTGCCCTGCTTTTTAGCATTGATCTTGACATTCTTGCAGCTGCGATTGGATGGCAAGCTGCCTTAGAGGTCCTCAAGACCCTCGCAGAGCATATAAAAAACTATTTCAGTCCGTTGGGAGGTTTTTCCGCGCGCCACTTCAGAGACGATATTCTTACGATTCTGCCCAACGCAGGGCCTGAAGAAGCCGAGCAATTAATGCGTGATTTTGCTCAGGGGCTCGAACAAAAGGCTCTCCCTGAGATCCAAGCGCTCAGCCGGGGAAACACAGGAATCGAGAAGTGCTTTGAAATATCGGTGACTGCAGGCATAACTGAAGTCAGTTTCTCTGATACACTTGAGCAGATCTTAGAAAGGGCAGCGAAGAATCAAAAGATCATCGTAACATATAAGTGCGGAAAGGAGGGTAGTCTGAAATGAAGAACTATTCAATGGAGTCTGTTGTCGGCATATTTGTGGTTATCGGGCTGCTCTGCGTGGGTTATATGACAGTGAAACTCGGCAAGGTCTCCCTTTTCAGTGATGATTACTATTCACTTAATGCCCGCTTCGATTCGGTATCGGGACTGCGTGTCGATAGCCCGATCGAGATTGATGGCATTGAAGTGGGAAGGGTGGCACGACTGAGTTTGGACCATGAGCGACAGATGGCATTAGCGGAATTGAAGATCAAAAAAGGAATAAAGGTTTACAGCGACGCAATCGCGTCAATCAAGACCGCCGGTCTCATCGGCGATAAATTCGTCAAGATCGATCCAGGAGGCAGCGGTGAAATCCTGAAACCTGGAGGGACGATTATCGACACCACCCCGCCTATTAATATAGAGGACCTGCTGGGTAAATACATATTTGGAGATGTCACGAAGGGCAATAGTAAGGATACCAAATGATTTTTGAGAGAAGAGACATGAAAAAACGGCTCATTCCACGGATACTTCTTATGTGTCCGATCTGTCCGGCCTCCTTCATGCTCATGTCATTGGCTGACGGCATCGCCTTCATTGTCTGGAACGAAAGTGATTTATTACGATTGTGCTCTTGCTGGCGAGTCGTTTTCCTGAAAGTATCGACTCGTCGGTGCAGTTGCGATCTCGGCTCCCATGGAATCCCACCCCTTAGCCTCGCGAAATCATATTATAATAGGTACGGGATAAAACCTTCTTTACCCAGAGGATGAGACTTTTTTATCGAATACTGTTTGAAACATGCATGACTCAAGCTACTACACTGCCACCTGTCCAAGGAGCAAGCGCAGAATGGACGCATAGGCATGCCTGCGTATTTGTGGGCGAAGTCTTTTTCAGTTTCGCTACGGCGAAACTGCGGACTGGTCGGTGTTAACGACAACCGTGAGCTTGGGAAAGAAACGTTGCCTTCCTCAAGAACCCTATCTGACGGGACTCTACCGTACACTGACCGTCAGGTCAGGTATGAGCAACTACACCCAAGAGCAGCCTGGGCTGATCCGCCGGGGCGGAAAGGCTGGAATCCAAGTCTCCCCGCACTCAAAGAAAATGGATTTCCGATTACTACTTCGGGAATGACAAGCAAAGAATCTGACCGATTTTCTTAAGTAAAGGATTTTCCGCCGCACTACACTGGGGAATCGGCCAATAACC
This window harbors:
- the mlaD gene encoding outer membrane lipid asymmetry maintenance protein MlaD — encoded protein: MKNYSMESVVGIFVVIGLLCVGYMTVKLGKVSLFSDDYYSLNARFDSVSGLRVDSPIEIDGIEVGRVARLSLDHERQMALAELKIKKGIKVYSDAIASIKTAGLIGDKFVKIDPGGSGEILKPGGTIIDTTPPINIEDLLGKYIFGDVTKGNSKDTK
- the dxs gene encoding 1-deoxy-D-xylulose-5-phosphate synthase; translation: MILDRIQSPDDLKRLPKNKLSALAEELRKVIIEQVSSGGGHLASNLGVIELTIALHSVLDTPSDKIIWDVGHQSYPHKLLTGRYERFSTLRKYKGLSGFPRIDESPYDVFGAGHSSTSISAALGIIEARDKKGEDFNVVAVIGDGSMTSGLAFEGLNHAGQLKKNLIVVLNDNEMSISENVGALSAYLNRILTGEAYRRFKKETKTFLAHIPKFGTPVSKLAQRTEEMVKGFFLPGILFEELGFNYVGPIDGHDIAALTETLKRTIPCDSPTLIHVMTTKGKGYQFSEEDPCVFHGIGPFDKDTGLVRSNTNDPTYSELFGQEVTRLAGEDIRVITISAAMREGTGLDCFAKRYPERFYDVGIAEPHAVTFAAGLASQGLRPVVAIYSTFLQRAYDEIVHDVCLQNLPVVFAVDRGGIVGEDGPTHQGLFDLSFLRHIPNLLFMAPKDGEELKSMLRLALQHNGPSAIRYPRGKVVQIPVSRGCNGELRTGKAEVLSEGDDMAIVAIGNTVHPALKAAERLMKDGIRASVINARFITPLDEELVRSVAEKTKRIVTVEENVLAGGFGSAILECLSRAGLTDVQVWRIGVDNEFVEHGSQAILKRKYGLDEDGIYALCKTCFTSSSFLL
- a CDS encoding TlyA family RNA methyltransferase, producing the protein MKERLDVILVERGIAASRERARALIMEGKILVNDAPVTKAGAMFTRDVGLAVRGGDIPYVSRGGLKLEAAIEHFGIDLDGAVAMDVGSSTGGFTDCMLQKGARKIYCIDVGYGQLSWSLRNDARVVLFERTNIRHLDRKKVPEEIDFASIDVSFISLKKILPKVAEFLGKSGEILALVKPQFEVGRGEVGKGGIVREEDKRLAAVDSVRAFAEGMGLKVSGEFRSPVPGQKGNIEFFLLLRKP
- a CDS encoding ABC transporter permease, with the translated sequence MTEQQKVSFLPFFHPLGKGTVQVINDLGSAAIFFALAFVKIFRPKQIREIIQQVFYIGARSSNIVMLIGLFTGMVLGLQLYHTLTKVGSTGFLGSVIALSLIRELGPVLTAIMITARAGSAMTAEIGILRISEQIDALYTMRVDPVRYLISPRIAASIISFPLLTAFFDLIGILGGYLSGVVLLGVNEGVYFYRIHAYVDMTDIRGGFIKSIVFAVLVSTICCYQGYFTHLRTDSYGAKSVSLSTTSAVVLSCVMILIADYVITSFLM
- a CDS encoding ATP-binding cassette domain-containing protein, with amino-acid sequence METPLIEFRDVTKRFNENTVLDGANLKIYENQITTIIGKSGTGKSVLLKHIIGLLPPDEGTILFRGLPVNKMKKTEWDKYRSAVSYMFQNNALFDSMTVFDNIALPLRQTTNIGKKQISGKVMSRIEQLELADVAHKYPSELSGGMQKRVALARALVTDPAIVLFDEPTTGQDPIRKNVILSMIAHYRKQFKFTAVLVSHDIPDVFFISDRILLLWEGKIAFHGTYEELSKLKHPMIAEYLQSLEGLRDELTGLISKERFKSRYVRMPGGGTVDIKSAALLFSIDLDILAAAIGWQAALEVLKTLAEHIKNYFSPLGGFSARHFRDDILTILPNAGPEEAEQLMRDFAQGLEQKALPEIQALSRGNTGIEKCFEISVTAGITEVSFSDTLEQILERAAKNQKIIVTYKCGKEGSLK